Proteins from a genomic interval of Rhizobium rhododendri:
- a CDS encoding ABC transporter permease, protein MQADLALLGFGPDGWGMALFRAGLTTLAVSICAFVVGMLLGTLVAWARIAGGWPMRKIAVAYTVVMRGVPDILVIYLFYFGGRQIVALVGQALGFAGPFEISGFVAGMLAIGLISAAYQSEVLRGAYQSVPKGTIEAGRVVGMGNWLLFRRVIAPQAMTTAIPGLGNQWQSVIKESALVSVTGLVEVMRQVSAAAGSTQEDFLFYSAGAGVYLVITTISGQVFRLIERRSLHGQSAGGF, encoded by the coding sequence ATGCAGGCAGACCTGGCGCTTCTTGGATTTGGGCCCGATGGATGGGGCATGGCGCTGTTTCGCGCCGGCCTTACCACGCTTGCCGTTTCCATCTGCGCCTTTGTCGTCGGCATGCTGCTGGGGACGCTGGTGGCTTGGGCCCGCATCGCCGGAGGCTGGCCGATGCGCAAGATCGCGGTTGCCTACACCGTCGTAATGCGCGGCGTGCCGGACATTCTGGTGATCTATCTCTTCTACTTCGGAGGCCGCCAGATCGTCGCGCTTGTCGGACAGGCGCTCGGCTTTGCCGGCCCTTTCGAGATCAGCGGGTTCGTCGCCGGCATGCTGGCCATCGGTCTGATATCGGCTGCGTACCAGTCGGAGGTGCTTCGCGGCGCCTATCAATCGGTCCCGAAGGGAACGATAGAAGCGGGGCGCGTCGTGGGCATGGGTAACTGGCTGCTGTTTCGTCGCGTCATTGCACCGCAGGCGATGACCACGGCCATTCCCGGCCTTGGCAACCAGTGGCAGTCGGTCATCAAGGAGTCCGCGCTCGTTTCGGTGACCGGGCTGGTGGAGGTCATGCGCCAAGTCTCGGCAGCAGCCGGCTCGACGCAGGAGGATTTCCTGTTCTATTCCGCCGGCGCCGGCGTCTACCTCGTCATTACTACGATCTCCGGCCAGGTCTTTCGCCTCATCGAACGTCGCAGCCTGCACGGCCAATCGGCAGGAGGCTTCTGA
- a CDS encoding formate/nitrite transporter family protein — protein MSNDSENGTASEGAPSREISEDDKRAVSERTSGSAKVVHEVIRLQGDEELARPIISLLFSGFAAGVAISISPLAEAFIGLRLPDAPWRELVVALGYTVGFVIVILGKLQLFTETTVTAVLPLATHPTVRNLGRLLRLWAAVFLANMMGTFFVAALVASQIIVGPEQLAAALEISKAALEHDFVTTLLLATPAGFLVASIAWILPNARGSEFWVILLITYVIAIGGFSHVVAGSGEAWLLFLSGQTTLWEAAGGFILPALIGNIIGGTGLFAVVAHGQVRDEIT, from the coding sequence TTGTCGAACGATAGCGAGAACGGGACTGCCAGTGAGGGCGCGCCTTCCAGAGAAATTTCAGAAGATGACAAGCGGGCGGTGTCGGAGCGGACGTCGGGATCGGCCAAGGTCGTCCACGAGGTGATCCGGCTGCAGGGCGACGAAGAACTCGCCCGGCCGATCATCTCGCTGCTGTTCTCCGGTTTTGCAGCGGGCGTGGCGATCAGCATCTCGCCTCTGGCGGAAGCGTTCATTGGCTTGCGTCTGCCGGATGCACCGTGGCGGGAACTGGTCGTTGCGCTCGGCTACACCGTGGGCTTCGTCATCGTCATCCTCGGCAAGCTCCAGCTGTTCACGGAAACGACGGTGACTGCGGTCCTGCCGCTGGCCACCCACCCGACAGTTCGCAATCTCGGCCGACTGCTCCGGCTGTGGGCGGCGGTATTCCTTGCCAACATGATGGGCACATTTTTCGTGGCAGCCCTTGTCGCCTCGCAGATCATTGTCGGCCCCGAGCAATTGGCAGCGGCCCTGGAGATTTCGAAAGCGGCTCTTGAACATGACTTCGTCACGACACTTCTCCTCGCCACCCCTGCCGGGTTCCTGGTGGCGTCGATTGCATGGATCTTGCCCAATGCAAGGGGCAGCGAGTTCTGGGTGATCCTGCTCATCACCTATGTCATTGCGATTGGCGGGTTCAGCCATGTCGTTGCTGGCTCAGGCGAAGCATGGCTGCTGTTCTTGAGCGGTCAGACGACGCTCTGGGAGGCTGCCGGCGGGTTTATCCTGCCGGCGCTGATCGGCAACATCATTGGGGGTACAGGCCTCTTTGCGGTGGTGGCCCACGGCCAAGTTCGCGACGAAATCACGTAA
- a CDS encoding NUDIX hydrolase — protein MLNEKKKRRRCAQRSSPTDKQYAALCFRLVPGWEEPIQVLLITSRNSGRWIIPKGWGFAKKKPHEVAQREAWHEAGVRGRVRKKPCGYYTYKKKLSEEESVLTVVQVHLLNVLELDSQFPQKDERELRWFSPGAAAAAVHEPDLKCLISSVRELANQFICPKPDTW, from the coding sequence ATGCTGAATGAGAAGAAAAAACGCCGACGATGCGCGCAGCGATCGTCGCCTACCGACAAGCAATATGCTGCCCTTTGCTTCAGGCTCGTGCCCGGCTGGGAAGAGCCCATTCAGGTCCTGCTGATTACGAGCCGTAATTCTGGCCGCTGGATCATCCCGAAAGGCTGGGGCTTTGCCAAGAAAAAACCTCACGAAGTCGCCCAGCGTGAGGCATGGCACGAAGCCGGGGTACGAGGGCGCGTTCGCAAGAAGCCTTGCGGCTACTACACCTACAAGAAAAAGCTGAGTGAGGAGGAGAGCGTCCTGACCGTTGTTCAGGTCCATCTTCTCAACGTTCTCGAACTGGACAGCCAGTTCCCTCAGAAGGATGAGCGGGAACTTCGCTGGTTTTCCCCCGGCGCAGCCGCGGCAGCCGTCCACGAGCCCGATTTGAAGTGCCTGATTTCAAGCGTGCGGGAATTGGCAAACCAGTTCATATGCCCCAAGCCCGATACCTGGTAA
- a CDS encoding ABC transporter permease, with translation MDIQFLADIEKQLLVGLPLTLNLGILSLLGGGCLALFFNLIRVNPIGEAFVSAYVFLFRGTPLLIQIFLIYYGLAHFWVIRHTFLWPFFREPYWCGLLALVLNDAAYTTEIIRGGLRAVPKGLIEAGRVSGMTRLTVTRRIVLPIAFRQALPSYSSEVISMLKSTALVSTITLMEVTGIARALVSETWRAIEIFLCAAVIYLALSLLVTRAADWIERRLSPWQFGAYR, from the coding sequence ATGGACATCCAGTTCCTCGCCGATATCGAGAAGCAACTGCTGGTCGGCCTGCCGCTGACGCTCAATCTCGGCATCCTGTCGCTGCTGGGTGGCGGTTGCCTGGCGCTGTTCTTCAATCTCATTCGCGTCAACCCCATCGGTGAAGCCTTCGTCTCGGCCTATGTCTTCCTGTTCAGGGGCACGCCGCTACTTATCCAGATCTTCCTGATCTACTACGGGCTCGCCCATTTCTGGGTGATCCGGCACACATTCCTCTGGCCGTTCTTTCGCGAACCCTATTGGTGTGGCCTGCTGGCGCTGGTGCTGAACGACGCGGCCTACACGACGGAGATTATTCGTGGCGGCCTGCGCGCCGTGCCAAAGGGCCTCATCGAGGCCGGCAGGGTCTCCGGGATGACACGGCTTACGGTCACCCGACGCATCGTGCTGCCCATCGCCTTCCGCCAGGCCCTGCCCTCCTATTCAAGCGAGGTCATTTCAATGCTGAAATCGACCGCGCTGGTCAGCACCATCACGTTGATGGAGGTCACCGGCATCGCCCGTGCGCTGGTGTCTGAAACCTGGCGCGCGATCGAGATATTTCTCTGCGCGGCGGTGATCTACCTCGCCCTGTCCCTCCTCGTGACGCGGGCCGCCGACTGGATCGAGCGCCGCCTCTCTCCTTGGCAGTTTGGAGCATACCGATGA
- a CDS encoding M20 metallopeptidase family protein — MIEDLLQPLEPRLIEIRRDIHAHPEIGFDTFRTAQLVADELRALGLDPKTGVGRTGVVATITGGRPGPCVILRADMDALPIAEQTGLAFASTIPGAMHACGHDIHTAALLGAASALLRISSELAGSIRLIFQPAEETQESGAAAMIADGAADGADLAVAFHNRPETPAGKIVLNRGASTASSDEFKVIVHGKSGHAARPHAAIDPIVAAAHMITQLQTLISREMDPSTSAVLTIGHIQGGATQNIIPDSCMFEGTVRCRSPESRDLAEASFSRICQGAAAALNVSVDIDYVRGAPPLMNDDRLVDRATEALGMQFGVLPLVEQGSSFGAEDFSYFSERLPSIQIFIGSGQPGRDDRVHNSDYQPDESCIKQSAIALTRVAVELLT, encoded by the coding sequence ATGATCGAAGATCTATTGCAGCCGCTCGAGCCGCGGTTGATTGAGATCCGGCGCGACATCCATGCGCATCCGGAAATCGGCTTCGACACCTTCAGGACGGCGCAGCTCGTCGCGGACGAGTTGCGGGCCCTCGGACTTGATCCCAAGACAGGTGTTGGCCGAACAGGTGTGGTTGCGACCATTACCGGCGGTCGTCCCGGACCGTGCGTCATCCTGCGCGCCGACATGGATGCCCTGCCGATAGCAGAGCAGACCGGGCTTGCCTTCGCCTCAACGATCCCCGGCGCCATGCATGCGTGCGGACACGATATTCATACGGCGGCGCTGCTTGGCGCTGCGAGCGCGCTTTTAAGGATTTCGTCCGAGCTTGCCGGATCGATAAGGCTGATTTTTCAACCGGCCGAGGAAACGCAGGAGAGCGGCGCTGCCGCCATGATCGCCGATGGCGCTGCCGACGGTGCCGACCTGGCGGTGGCTTTTCACAATCGTCCGGAAACTCCAGCTGGCAAGATCGTCCTCAACAGAGGCGCCAGCACCGCATCCAGCGACGAGTTCAAGGTGATTGTCCACGGCAAGTCCGGCCATGCGGCCCGCCCGCATGCCGCCATCGACCCCATTGTCGCTGCCGCACACATGATCACCCAGTTGCAGACCCTGATTTCCCGCGAGATGGATCCTTCGACGTCGGCGGTACTGACGATCGGCCATATCCAAGGCGGCGCGACACAGAACATCATTCCCGACAGCTGCATGTTCGAGGGCACGGTTCGATGCCGGTCGCCGGAATCCCGTGACCTGGCAGAGGCCTCCTTCAGCCGGATCTGCCAGGGTGCTGCTGCCGCACTCAACGTATCCGTCGATATCGACTATGTGCGCGGCGCACCGCCGCTGATGAACGACGACCGCCTGGTGGATCGTGCCACGGAAGCGCTCGGAATGCAGTTTGGCGTTCTGCCACTTGTAGAGCAGGGTTCCAGCTTCGGCGCAGAGGACTTTTCCTACTTTTCGGAACGCCTTCCGTCCATCCAGATCTTCATCGGTTCCGGCCAGCCCGGCCGTGACGACCGTGTTCACAATTCCGATTATCAGCCCGACGAATCCTGCATCAAGCAGAGCGCCATCGCCTTGACGCGCGTGGCTGTCGAGCTACTCACCTGA
- a CDS encoding substrate-binding periplasmic protein, producing MTITRSHFLRLGLAAIAAIAMTPAATFAQTKTSYVFATEGAFPPFNMTSPTGELKGFEIDMINEIGKRAGFDVKIIPQAWDGMIQGVIDGKYDGVIDSVSVTDKRREVIDFSLPYTTGGSTFFVAKDSGLELPGNGTSVDLADDAATQPAIADIAKVLAGKTVGVQVSTIQSTFLTKYLADKGVTVRTYPNGPDVYHDLLNGRIDAGMAAETNVAAFLEKNAAEAVKTGPSIKGGVMGTGSAVAIRKGNKDLQQKLDKGLKSMSDDGSLAELSKKWFGMVITPKL from the coding sequence ATGACCATCACACGCAGCCATTTCCTGCGCCTTGGCCTTGCTGCCATCGCCGCAATCGCCATGACACCTGCAGCCACATTCGCGCAGACCAAAACATCCTACGTGTTCGCGACCGAGGGTGCGTTTCCACCTTTCAACATGACCTCTCCCACGGGCGAATTGAAGGGCTTCGAGATCGACATGATCAACGAGATCGGCAAACGCGCCGGCTTCGATGTGAAGATCATTCCCCAGGCTTGGGACGGAATGATCCAGGGCGTGATCGACGGCAAGTATGACGGCGTGATTGATTCCGTTTCGGTCACCGACAAAAGGCGCGAGGTCATCGACTTCTCGCTACCCTACACCACCGGAGGCTCGACTTTCTTTGTCGCCAAGGACAGCGGTCTCGAACTGCCCGGCAACGGAACGTCCGTCGACCTTGCCGACGATGCAGCGACGCAGCCAGCGATCGCCGACATTGCCAAGGTCCTGGCCGGCAAGACTGTCGGCGTACAGGTGTCGACGATCCAGAGCACGTTTCTCACCAAATATCTCGCCGACAAGGGCGTGACGGTCCGCACGTACCCGAACGGGCCTGATGTCTACCACGACCTTCTCAATGGACGGATCGACGCGGGCATGGCGGCGGAGACCAATGTAGCTGCCTTTCTCGAAAAGAATGCTGCCGAAGCCGTCAAGACCGGCCCGTCGATCAAGGGCGGCGTCATGGGGACAGGGTCGGCCGTCGCTATCCGCAAGGGCAACAAGGATTTGCAGCAGAAGCTCGACAAGGGCCTGAAATCCATGTCCGATGACGGCTCTTTGGCTGAGCTTTCGAAGAAATGGTTCGGTATGGTCATCACGCCAAAGCTCTGA
- a CDS encoding sensor domain-containing diguanylate cyclase codes for MSSVPDSELFNLAPIAMWIEDFSEVKKLFDDWRLEGVTDIRGFLQEDLSRVAECSRRIRLLDVNRWTLDLVEARDVEHLRANMATVFRDDMLETHVNELAALFDGKPSFSSATVNYTLTGRRLDIQLRGMIMPGAEETLSRVLLTTEDVTDRETARRAEIAQRSYAEGIFEHSPVSLWIEDFSQIRTLLETIRDRGITDFRTFMDVHPEFVRQCMSEIRVLDVNQATLDLFCAADRSQLLQRITEIFRDDMEKPFREQLMELWNGNLHHHREVVNYALDGSPRHILLHFSVFPGYERDWSRVQVALADITARKKAEAYLEYLGKHDVLTKLYNRAFYSEELSRLERKSLQPVSAIIIDLNGLKRANDEYGHDVGDALLRRFGEILSGAISPPNHACRIGGDEFAVLMPGADAKAASIAVETINELLSINNQFYSSMPLSISCGVATSLADDSMEDVVKRADLKMYEAKRAHYERLRSQLGVADGRQSRDS; via the coding sequence ATGTCGTCTGTGCCTGATTCCGAACTTTTCAACCTCGCCCCAATCGCCATGTGGATCGAAGATTTCAGCGAGGTGAAAAAGCTATTCGATGACTGGCGATTGGAAGGCGTAACCGATATTCGAGGATTCTTGCAAGAGGATCTGTCCCGTGTCGCCGAATGCTCCAGGCGCATTCGCCTCCTCGACGTGAACAGGTGGACGCTCGATCTGGTCGAGGCCAGAGACGTCGAACATCTCCGGGCGAATATGGCCACCGTGTTTCGTGACGACATGCTCGAGACGCATGTGAACGAGCTTGCAGCGCTTTTTGACGGCAAGCCATCGTTTTCAAGCGCGACGGTGAATTACACCCTGACTGGCCGAAGGCTTGATATTCAGCTTCGCGGCATGATTATGCCGGGCGCCGAAGAGACGCTCTCAAGGGTGTTGCTGACGACTGAAGACGTCACGGACCGTGAGACGGCCCGCCGCGCAGAGATTGCGCAACGCAGCTACGCCGAAGGGATTTTTGAACATTCTCCCGTATCTCTCTGGATTGAAGACTTCAGCCAGATCAGGACATTGCTGGAAACCATACGGGATCGCGGGATAACGGATTTCCGCACTTTCATGGACGTCCATCCGGAATTCGTCAGGCAATGCATGAGCGAGATCCGCGTGCTGGACGTCAATCAGGCGACACTCGATCTCTTCTGCGCGGCGGATCGGTCGCAACTTCTTCAGCGGATCACCGAGATTTTCCGGGACGATATGGAAAAGCCGTTTCGGGAGCAACTGATGGAGTTGTGGAATGGCAACCTGCATCACCATCGCGAGGTCGTCAATTATGCGCTCGATGGGTCGCCCCGTCACATCCTGCTGCACTTTTCCGTCTTCCCCGGTTACGAACGCGATTGGTCGAGGGTGCAGGTCGCACTCGCTGACATTACTGCCCGCAAGAAGGCGGAAGCCTATCTCGAATATCTCGGCAAACACGATGTCCTGACAAAGCTCTACAATCGCGCTTTTTACAGCGAAGAATTGAGCCGTCTGGAGCGGAAATCGCTTCAACCCGTCTCGGCCATCATCATCGACCTCAACGGCCTGAAACGCGCCAATGACGAGTACGGGCATGACGTGGGTGACGCTCTGCTGAGGCGGTTCGGCGAAATTCTGAGCGGCGCGATTTCACCCCCCAACCATGCCTGTCGCATCGGCGGCGACGAGTTCGCAGTTCTGATGCCAGGCGCAGACGCCAAGGCCGCAAGCATAGCCGTTGAAACCATCAACGAACTGCTGTCGATCAACAACCAGTTTTATTCCAGCATGCCCCTCAGCATCTCATGCGGTGTCGCAACCAGTCTCGCCGACGACTCCATGGAAGACGTCGTTAAACGCGCAGACCTCAAGATGTACGAAGCAAAACGCGCACATTACGAAAGGCTTCGGAGCCAACTGGGCGTGGCTGACGGGCGACAGAGCCGTGATAGCTGA
- a CDS encoding GntR family transcriptional regulator, which yields MREPIDKKSLQDNTVDWLRDAIVRGEFLPGATLTEQGLAQQVGVGRGTVRSALFALEEKELVMRTPYSSWHVAHLDAREISEIYSMRAAFEGLAARIVSERWCAIDTTRITEAFDNLGGAEDGGTDARLEADLGFHASIVEAANHRLLMRRHAQLADKMEWLYRWSELHWPRRRPLVAEHQRLFETLMQENPENAEKAVRDHIADSIADDIAGFHELQRANTQKQKVHHG from the coding sequence ATGCGCGAACCGATCGACAAGAAGAGCCTGCAGGACAATACGGTGGATTGGCTGCGCGATGCCATCGTTCGCGGCGAGTTTCTTCCAGGCGCCACTCTGACCGAGCAGGGACTGGCGCAGCAAGTCGGCGTCGGCCGCGGAACAGTACGCTCGGCTCTCTTTGCACTCGAGGAGAAGGAACTCGTGATGCGAACGCCCTATTCGAGCTGGCATGTCGCCCATCTCGACGCCCGCGAGATCTCTGAAATCTATTCGATGCGGGCTGCCTTCGAAGGCTTGGCAGCCCGCATCGTATCAGAAAGGTGGTGCGCGATCGACACGACGAGGATCACGGAGGCCTTCGACAATCTCGGTGGCGCGGAGGACGGTGGCACCGATGCAAGGCTGGAAGCAGATCTCGGCTTTCACGCCAGCATCGTCGAGGCCGCCAACCACCGGCTTTTGATGCGCCGCCACGCCCAGCTCGCCGACAAGATGGAATGGCTCTATCGTTGGTCGGAGCTGCACTGGCCGCGTCGGCGGCCGCTCGTTGCGGAACACCAGCGTCTCTTCGAGACCCTGATGCAGGAGAACCCGGAGAATGCCGAGAAGGCCGTTCGCGATCATATCGCGGATTCGATAGCGGACGACATCGCCGGCTTTCATGAACTTCAGAGAGCCAACACCCAAAAACAGAAAGTACATCATGGCTGA
- a CDS encoding homocysteine S-methyltransferase family protein produces MADILILDGGMGRELERIGAPFRQPEWSALALMEAPDMVRKVHDSYIRAGAKVITTNSYAIVPFHIGEARFRERGEELAALAGRLARDAAGATNVKVAGSLPPVFGSYQPELFNAELAADYLGVLVRGMSPYVDFWLAETQSSLEEATAAATSIRQTGKPLWLSFTLRDDIPSEEMTEPQLRSHQTVADAARLAAALGAEALLFNCSMPEVMAAALRAARAAVPLLPLGVYANAFGSQDEDGAANEVVSAVRTDLDAQSYCNWGNHWIEAGATIIGGCCGIGTDHIHHLTNHLVCEATR; encoded by the coding sequence ATGGCTGATATCTTGATCCTCGACGGTGGAATGGGGCGCGAACTGGAACGCATCGGCGCTCCCTTCCGTCAGCCTGAATGGTCTGCCCTCGCGCTGATGGAGGCACCTGATATGGTCCGAAAGGTCCACGACAGCTACATCCGCGCCGGTGCCAAGGTCATCACCACCAACAGCTATGCCATCGTCCCCTTTCACATCGGCGAAGCGCGCTTTCGCGAGCGCGGCGAGGAGCTTGCCGCGTTGGCGGGACGCTTGGCACGCGATGCCGCGGGCGCCACAAATGTCAAGGTGGCAGGCTCTCTGCCGCCCGTCTTCGGATCCTATCAGCCTGAGCTCTTCAACGCCGAACTAGCGGCCGATTATCTCGGCGTCCTCGTTCGCGGGATGTCCCCTTACGTCGATTTCTGGCTTGCAGAAACGCAAAGCAGCCTGGAAGAGGCCACCGCGGCCGCGACTTCAATTCGCCAGACCGGCAAGCCGCTCTGGCTTTCGTTCACGCTGCGTGACGATATTCCGTCCGAAGAGATGACTGAACCGCAACTCCGGTCGCATCAGACTGTCGCGGACGCGGCTCGCCTCGCCGCCGCGCTCGGCGCCGAGGCTCTCTTATTCAATTGCTCGATGCCGGAAGTAATGGCTGCCGCACTCAGGGCCGCGCGGGCCGCAGTGCCTTTGCTTCCCCTCGGCGTCTATGCAAACGCCTTCGGCTCTCAGGATGAAGACGGTGCTGCCAACGAGGTCGTCTCTGCGGTGAGGACTGACCTTGACGCACAATCCTATTGCAATTGGGGCAACCATTGGATCGAAGCCGGCGCGACGATCATCGGTGGCTGCTGCGGCATAGGAACAGATCATATCCACCACCTGACAAACCATTTGGTCTGTGAAGCAACGCGGTAG
- a CDS encoding MFS transporter, with product MGDDLQDPRHFKGTNQAELNLIKERGGVPELSDRLQSEQAGRSAFSWHDLKFVLSKKKLWGIYIGQFSYLASANFFLRWFPTYLVQYRHLDFIKAGFYASVPFLARFAGVLVSGFLSDALLRAKFSLSASRKIPVLTGIALSILIIGAQFDDSPPLIILFLAIAFFGTGMASITWSYVSALAPERLASIEAAAVKMQTRPLR from the coding sequence TTGGGCGACGATCTACAGGATCCTCGACACTTCAAAGGCACCAATCAAGCCGAACTTAATCTCATCAAAGAGAGGGGAGGGGTGCCGGAACTGAGCGACCGACTACAAAGCGAGCAGGCAGGAAGGAGTGCATTTTCGTGGCACGACCTGAAATTTGTCCTGAGCAAGAAGAAGCTGTGGGGGATCTACATCGGACAATTCAGCTATCTGGCATCGGCCAATTTTTTCTTGAGGTGGTTTCCGACCTACCTTGTTCAATATCGCCACCTGGATTTTATCAAGGCGGGATTTTACGCATCAGTACCGTTTCTTGCACGGTTTGCTGGCGTGTTGGTGTCGGGCTTCCTGTCAGATGCGCTGCTTCGGGCAAAATTCAGCCTCAGTGCATCGCGCAAAATTCCGGTCCTCACCGGCATCGCTTTGTCCATACTGATCATTGGTGCTCAGTTCGATGATAGCCCGCCGTTGATTATCCTCTTTTTGGCAATCGCGTTCTTTGGCACCGGCATGGCTTCGATCACCTGGTCTTACGTTTCAGCGCTGGCGCCGGAGCGCCTTGCCTCCATCGAGGCGGCGGCCGTAAAAATGCAAACCCGTCCACTCCGCTAG
- a CDS encoding ABC transporter ATP-binding protein, whose product MTALPAISISGLRKRFGDNEVLRGIDLTADDGDVISLIGASGSGKSTLLRCIPMLEIPHEGSVSVGADRISPRAGRLSRNEEAAARRMRSHLGFVFQGFNLWPHRTVLENVIEAPIHVQKRPRADCIAEALALLERVGLAEKRDAWPAHLSGGQQQRVAIARALAQHPRAILFDEPTSALDPELVGEVLKVIRSLAEDGMTMLIVTHEMGFAREVSSRTIFLDMGLIAEDGTPEEVFANPKSDRCRSFLSGHFDRNR is encoded by the coding sequence ATGACCGCCCTCCCGGCAATTTCCATCAGCGGTCTGCGAAAGCGCTTCGGTGATAACGAGGTGCTGCGCGGTATCGATCTTACAGCTGATGACGGGGACGTCATTTCCCTGATTGGTGCCAGCGGCTCTGGAAAGAGCACACTACTCCGTTGCATTCCGATGCTCGAGATCCCCCATGAGGGCTCGGTGTCCGTCGGGGCAGACCGCATCTCCCCCAGAGCGGGAAGGCTGTCGCGCAATGAGGAGGCGGCTGCCCGGCGCATGCGCAGCCATCTCGGCTTCGTCTTCCAAGGCTTCAACCTTTGGCCGCACCGGACCGTGCTCGAAAATGTCATCGAGGCGCCGATCCATGTCCAGAAACGCCCTCGGGCCGATTGTATCGCGGAGGCATTGGCACTCCTCGAGCGGGTCGGGTTGGCGGAAAAGCGCGATGCTTGGCCGGCTCACCTCTCCGGCGGGCAGCAGCAGCGCGTCGCCATTGCCCGTGCCTTGGCGCAGCATCCTCGCGCCATCCTCTTCGACGAGCCTACCTCGGCGCTCGATCCGGAACTGGTCGGCGAAGTGCTGAAGGTCATTCGCAGCCTTGCCGAGGACGGCATGACCATGCTGATCGTCACCCACGAAATGGGCTTTGCCCGCGAGGTGTCGTCGCGCACGATCTTCCTCGACATGGGCCTGATCGCCGAGGACGGTACGCCGGAAGAGGTTTTCGCCAACCCCAAGTCCGATCGCTGTCGCTCGTTCCTCAGCGGCCACTTCGACCGCAATCGCTGA
- a CDS encoding glycerophosphodiester phosphodiesterase family protein produces the protein MQHAPATDRIPAFHGDVLEMTTRSNPAILTIAHRGVWKTTAENSLASIRAAIALGVEMVEIDAQSSADGVLVVIHDETLDRTTTATGKVGNMPFSSLRRAMLRAGAGGAHATATEECVPTLAEMLEEARGRIAINIDTKFIRDLPLVMSTVLRLGMERQVLVKTDIDPTADRFALIDQDWFGRIPHMPMFQVRPNGKFAEDLRRIERLRAPMIEVKFSDIADLAAGREELERQNIRLWINTLDVSHCLAYNDTRALSEPSQVWGALKEAGVGAIQTDEVEAFKAWLTSDAAQGPA, from the coding sequence ATGCAACACGCGCCTGCCACTGACCGTATTCCTGCTTTCCACGGCGACGTCCTCGAGATGACGACGCGCAGCAACCCCGCGATCCTGACCATCGCCCATCGGGGCGTCTGGAAGACGACGGCGGAAAACTCGCTTGCCTCCATTCGTGCTGCAATCGCGCTCGGCGTCGAGATGGTGGAAATCGACGCCCAGTCGTCCGCCGACGGGGTGCTTGTGGTCATTCATGACGAAACTCTCGATCGAACGACAACGGCAACGGGGAAAGTTGGCAACATGCCGTTTTCCTCCCTCCGTCGCGCCATGCTGCGCGCTGGCGCCGGTGGAGCGCATGCAACCGCCACCGAAGAGTGCGTGCCAACCCTTGCAGAAATGCTCGAAGAAGCGCGCGGACGCATTGCCATCAATATCGATACGAAGTTCATCCGTGATCTGCCGCTCGTCATGAGTACGGTGCTGAGGCTCGGAATGGAGAGACAAGTTCTGGTAAAGACGGATATTGATCCGACGGCGGACCGTTTCGCGCTCATCGACCAGGACTGGTTCGGACGTATTCCACATATGCCGATGTTCCAGGTGCGTCCAAACGGCAAATTTGCGGAGGATCTCCGCCGTATCGAACGGCTTCGCGCGCCGATGATAGAAGTAAAATTTTCCGACATTGCCGATCTCGCCGCAGGCCGCGAAGAACTGGAGCGCCAGAACATCCGGCTATGGATCAACACGCTCGATGTCTCCCATTGCCTCGCCTACAACGACACACGGGCGTTAAGCGAACCAAGTCAGGTTTGGGGCGCGCTGAAGGAAGCCGGGGTCGGCGCAATCCAGACAGACGAAGTTGAGGCATTCAAGGCCTGGTTGACAAGCGATGCCGCGCAAGGCCCCGCATGA